The DNA segment TTTCATAATAAACTACCGAACTATCATATTCGTTTTTGTAAAAAAGTGCTTCAGCAATATTATAATGTGCATGAGCCTCTTGGTCTTCAATTTTATATTTAGTAGCATATTCTAATGCCTGATGTGCAAAATTACCGGCTTCATCAAGATTCTCAGAAATTACATTTTCAGAAATTTCATTCAACAATTTTGCTTTGTCAATCTCCTTGGCATTTTTTAGCTCAACTAACAGGCTGTCAGTCTGATTTTTAGCAATCACAATATTTTCGAACACAAATATTTGTGCAAAAATTAATATGAATAAGAATAAGTTTCTGTCTCTATAAACCATTGTCATCTAAAAAACAAAAATAGTACAATATTCTATTACTTTTGCATTGATTCTAACAAAATCACAAATAAATCATTTTTTAGTATTTTGTTTTATTAAGCAACCATCATAAAATTGAATTGTCTGATTATTATACACTTAATTGGTTATGAAAATAAATCAAGTATTTTATGTAAATTGTCGATCGGGAAAAAAATCTTAAAACCATAATTATGAAAAATTCATTCTTTTTAGTTTCAGTATTATTAAGTTTCAGTTTGTCTGCTCAAACTCCTGACGGAAAATTATTTATCCAATTAGGATCATCAAATTATCAAAGCCCGAAAACACTTGGCTATATTGAATATCCGCAAGAGCAATATATTTTTATTGATAGTGTGAATATTACTGATATGATAATATCTGAAAATTCACTTTTTGTAGCATCTGACAATATTTATGAATACGATTTATCTACAAATCAAAAAATTGATTCTATTGAAAATTCTCAAGCATTTCAGATAAAGATATGGGAAAACTATTTGATTGTGAAAAGTCTTTTTGCACCATACATTAGTGCATATGATATTAATAATAACTCTTTGGACTTTTATTTCGACACAACCCAAGTGGCATATTGTCCGGCAGATTTTACCATTTTTGATGACAAAGCTTTCTTAGTTTTTAACAATACCGTTCAAATACTTGATCTTTTAAGTCAAGATACAATTGCAAGTGTTCAAACTCCTCATCCGTTTCAGTTTGGAGGAATGAACTATTTTATTTTTGAAATAGATGGCGAAATTTACATAGATGTTGAATATGCAACCGGTGCTCCGCGATTTTCTTTAATTAAAATGAATCCGCAAAATTATCTTGTCGAAACTCTTTTTCATCAGGAAATGGCATATAACCCATGGAAACCTATAGTTGGCGATAATATAATTTATATTTCTCACTTTCCTTCATACTATGATATTTTGCTTGACACTATGATATCTGCTACCTGGGGCTCTTCCTTTGCTATAGATTACGATCCGATAAGTAATTCTGTTTTTGAATATGAGCTTGTTTCAAAACAATTGAAATATCATTATAATGGAATTTCCTCTACGCCAATAGTTTTCACTACCGATTTGTATCTGACAATGTTTTATTCCGGCCAAGTTCAAAATATTCAGATTCAACCCGAAAATCTTATAGCTTGCGAAAACCAAACTTCCTGGTTTTTTATAGTAGCAGAAAACGCCCAGACTTTTCAATGGCAGGAAAATTCAGGTTCAGGATTTTATGATATTGTGAATTCAACGAATTATGATGGTGCTACATCTGATAGTTTATCCATTTCTAATACTTCCATTATCATGGACGGAAATCAGTATCGCTGTATAATCTCGGACAGTAGCGGAATGGACACCAGCAATTTTGCAAATCTTTCGGTTTTTCCTTCTCCTCAATCTTTCTCAATTTCTGGCGTTCAAAATGTTTTTGAAAGCCAAACTGAAACATATTCTGCACCTTTTGAT comes from the Bacteroidota bacterium genome and includes:
- a CDS encoding T9SS type A sorting domain-containing protein → MKNSFFLVSVLLSFSLSAQTPDGKLFIQLGSSNYQSPKTLGYIEYPQEQYIFIDSVNITDMIISENSLFVASDNIYEYDLSTNQKIDSIENSQAFQIKIWENYLIVKSLFAPYISAYDINNNSLDFYFDTTQVAYCPADFTIFDDKAFLVFNNTVQILDLLSQDTIASVQTPHPFQFGGMNYFIFEIDGEIYIDVEYATGAPRFSLIKMNPQNYLVETLFHQEMAYNPWKPIVGDNIIYISHFPSYYDILLDTMISATWGSSFAIDYDPISNSVFEYELVSKQLKYHYNGISSTPIVFTTDLYLTMFYSGQVQNIQIQPENLIACENQTSWFFIVAENAQTFQWQENSGSGFYDIVNSTNYDGATSDSLSISNTSIIMDGNQYRCIISDSSGMDTSNFANLSVFPSPQSFSISGVQNVFESQTETYSAPFDANLIYEWNVENGVLLNQISSDSIVVQWGISGVGIISAVAINAYDCRSDSSFLNISIGINSIENNMQQQKIKIYPNPTSSGFLNISKSKNQSIEIYNNIGSPILFSNAKIINTSNLQSGLYFILVKNKNGEILKFEKLLIYNH